ACCCCCAAGGCGGAGGAGTTTAATGCCCTCAATCATGGCGATGGTTGGTCGAATAACATAATGTTTCAGTATAGTGACAAAAACGAGATACTCAACACGTACTTCGTGGATCTTCAAATTCCCAAATACGGAACTGTGGCGCAGGACTTGTACTACTTCCTGCTCTCCTCCACTCAATTGGACATCAAGACGTCTAAGTTTGACTATTTCATTTGGTTCTATCACACGGAGTTGGTTAAGAACTTGAAACTACTGAAGTATTCGAAGCCTTTGCCAAGTCTGAGAAGTATCCGTGATGCCTTAAATAGATACAGTGGCTGGGGTAAGTTGAATTGTCTTTCTATTGgggattaatttttaaaaacgacTCTGTATTTCAGCATTTATCTGCTGCTCCTGCGTTATGGGATATGTTTTGCTGGATCCAACTGACGAGGCTGACTTTGACAAAATAATTGCCCACGAAGACTCCAACTTCAAACATTCCATATTCACCAACCCCAGATACAAAAGGCACATGGAAGTCATTTTGCCATGGCTGCAACATCGTGGGGCCTtgtcataaattttatttaattaaaataaaataagtaaaaaagTGGCTCCCTATTTTAGTTATTTACTCTATTGGCTGGGCTTTTGATGTATTACGAAAAAGTAATACTAGATTTTGCCAACCAAAAAGTGCATTGAGTTGTTATGTCATTCGAAACAACAATTGTTATGCGATCAAGTGTCTGTTTACCTTGTGATAAGGCTTATCACTCAGTAAAATTCGCTTCTCCCGGGGGTATTTAAGCGAAACAAACTTTTACGAGTTTTCAGTAATTGTGCATTGGGTAACCGAATTTTATCAGGATGCCACCAGAAAAGAAAAGTGATGGGGATGTAGGAAGGGATCCTTTAGTTCCTGACTGGGTAAAACCAGAGGTCTTTGAGGATTTACTCAAAAAACAGGTGCCCAATTTCAAAAAGACTAAAGCCCTGAGGGCTAAGGCAGCGCTCTCCGCTGGGGAGAACTATGCCACTGTAATGCTGCGAGTGGAACTAGATGTGGAAACTAAAGGTGAAGTTAAATATGATCTTTGAAACCAAATTCACAACTTTTGCTTTCAGATAATTCAGTCCAGACTAGAGCCTTCATGTTAAAAGCGCCGCACCAATCGGAAGCGTATAGACAGATTCTGGAAGAAAGGGACATTTTCGAAATAGAGCGAGGAATGTACTTGGAAGTGGTTCCCGAAATGGAGCAAATGTATCGTAATGTGGGAGTGGAGGTCAAGTTCGGGGCAGAGGCTTATGAGATACCCGCGAGCGACTACTATGTCCTGCTGGAGGACCTTAGGCCGCGAGGCTTCCGAAACGCAGATCGCCTCAAGGGCTTAGACCAGTCACACACCGAGAGTGTTCTGCGAAAACTGGCCCAGTGGCACGCTGCCTCTGCAGTTCGGGTAGATACCAAAGGACCCTATAATGAGAAATACACGGCGGGATTCTTCAAAAACAAGCATTTTACAGATGTTTTCCTCAACGGCAGCGTCAAGACATTGCTACAGCACGTTCATAACTATGAAGGCCATGAAGCTTATATAAAAGATTTGGTAAGGAATCGGTTCTCAATGATTTTGATTTGAAGTCTTATCTTATGTTTTTTGCAGAAAAAGGTGTCGGATAAAGTAATCGAAATTATGGATAACTTAAATGATCCAAAGCCGGACGAATTTAACGCCCTTAACCACGGCGATGGTTGGTCAAATAATATAATGTTCCAGTATAATGGGAAGAACGAACTCGCCAACACATATTTCGTGGACCTCCAAGTCCCCAAATGGGGAACAGTGGCCCAGGATCTGTACTACTTCTTGATTTCCTCAACGAGCCTAGATGTTAAACTCTCAAAGTTCGACTATTTCATTTGGTTCTATCACTCGGAATTGGTAAAACACTTGACCCTCTTAAACTATTCAAAGCCATTGCCAACTTTGAGGAGTATTCACGAGGCTCTTAACAAATATAGTGGTTGGGGTGAGTATCCCTTTCGAATATTTTAAACACGGAACTTCAATTAGCTCGATCTTTCAGCCTTTATATGTTCTGCCAGCATATTGGGGTTTGTACTGCTGGACCCCACAGATGACGCTAGTTTCGAAAATGTAATGGCAGAGGATGCCAACTTCAAGAAGTCAATCTTCACCAACCCCAGGTACAAGAAGCATATGGAAGCTCTTCTACCATGGTTGAAACACCGGGGAGCTCTTGAATgaaatatttgcttttttaaagatttagattataaatttttgaataaatatatgtatggcGAATAAAATGTCCGGTTTATTTACATATAACTCCATATACCATATGGGATTTTGCCAAGATTACATTATTAttgtacaaatccatctcgcGTGACGCCAAATCCATCTTATAAAGCTATTTGAAGCCAATAAAACTATTAAGATACGAGTAACGTTAGTTAAACGAAACTATTCGCTAGGTCatgcttaaaatttaaatttaaaaaactgcaGCCGCTCAAAGTTGGGACAAAGTGCCGTCTCATTAGCCCCCAATGAATACAAAACAATCTGGTCGTCTGTTAAGTCAGATAAGGATTATCATTCTCATCACAATTGGGATTTCCCACACCTTGATGTATTTAAGAGACACTTTTCTCAGACGCATTTTCCAGTTCAAGTGCTGAAGTCAACCAGATAGTACTACAATGGGCACAGAGGACAATCAAAAGGAAGTCCACATTCCAGAGTGGCTAAAGCCAGAAGTTTTCGAAGATCTAATCAAACATGAGGTAAAGGATTTCAAACAGATCAAGTCCTTGCGGGCCAGAGCTGGAGTTCCCAGCGGCGAAAACTATGCCACCATTATGCTAAGAGTGGAGCTGGATATTGAAACCAAAGGTAAGTTCTTTTGAAGTATTGGAGAtctacttattttattttttcgtccAGATAACTCACAGGTAACCAAGGGCTTTATGTTGAAACTACCACATGCTTCGGAGGCTTATCGTAAGGTAATTGAGAAAACAGACATGTTTGATGTGGAGCGCGGCATGTATCTGGAGGTTGTTCCCGAGCTGGAACAGCTGTACCGGGATGTGGGTGTCGAGGTCAACTTCGGGGCAAAAGCCTACGAAATCCCAGCCGGCGATTACTACGTCCTGCTGGAGGACCTTAAGCCACGAGGCTTTCAGAATGCGGACCGCCTCCAGGGTCTAGACCAGGCCCACACCGAAAATGCCCTTCATAAATTCGCCCAGTGGCATGCGGCCTCTGCCGTCAGGGTGGAACGGAAAGGACCCTACCCTGAAAAATACACCAAGGGTTTCCTGAGCAACGAAGACATCGTAGAAGCGTTCTGCAACCGCAgtgtgaaaatatttttggatcACGTTCATTTGGTAAAAGGACACGAGCCGTACGTAAAAGATTTGGTGAGTACTAAAGATCTGAATTAGTCTGAATGAGTCTAATGAATTCTTCAACGCAGCGGATTATATCAGATAAATTATTGGATATCGTAAGCGATTTAAACGATGTCAAGCCCGATGATTTCAACGCCCTGAACCATGGCGATGGATGGGCCAACAATATAATGTTTCAGTACAACGAATCAAAGAGAATATCTGACACCTACTTTGTGGACCTTCAACTTCCCAAATGGGGCTCAGTGACTCAGGACCTTTACTACTTCCTGTTGTCCTCGACTCAGTTGGATATTAAAACGGCGAAGTTTGACTATTTTATTTGGTTCTACCATTCGGAGTTAGTCAAGCACCTAAAACTCCTGAAGTACTCAAAGCCCTTGCCCACCTTGAGAAGCATTCGGGATGAACTAAGCAAATATAATGGCTGGGGTAAGTATCCTTGAATTATATTGTATATTAATACCaatttacgttattattacaGCTTATGTCTGTGCCTCAACTATAATGCCATATGTTCTGCTCGATCCCTCTGATGGGAATGATTTCGAAAAGGTATTGGGTGATAAGGACTCATCCTTTAAGAAATCTTTGTTTCTTAATCCTCGTTTTCATAAGCATATGACAGTCCTCTTGCCTTGGCTGTTGCATAGAGGGGCATTGGAACCTACATTCTGAAAGATACTTAAGAGACTAGGATCTATTCAACACAATACTTAAAACTTTCTTGATAGAATTGGAATGGGTGTGAGATAAGATGTGTGATTGTTTTTTAGCTAATCATGTAACATTGCAGTGGTCaacaataaaatttcatttgaaatgcaagtttttcatttaatagACCTTTTTTAACAAAGCtcatacataaaaaaaatgtgtttccTACTGAAAATAATTCGGGAAAAAAAGACCTAATCCAGAGATCCTGATGAAGGGATGTCTTCTTCAAAAGACTTCTCACTTTTGTATCTATGATCTAATatagatacatacatatatcttccATGGGAACTTTGTGTTATTTACTTTTCCGCCAAAATCGGTGTTCGTAATTGCTTTTGCTTTGTTATTCTATACAAATGGCATGACTTTGTCAAATATGGTTATGTACTTATTTATATACGCCGTGCCTCCATGAGTTTATTTGGTCAGAACACATGTAAAAATCCGTCTATATAAAGCTTTGGCAGCGCTCTCTTTAGACGCCAAACACCGGTGTTTTCTCTTAAAGAGAACAAAGCTTTTGAATGGAAGGCAAATCTTGCGACTTATAAAGGCACCAACCggcaattttgtatttatttactaAAAATGTCTGAGGAGTCCGGAACCGTTCCACTGCCTTCCTGGTTGAAAGCCGATCTCTTCGAGAAACTGCTAAGTGAGCGGTTCGGGGATGAATATTTGGCCATCAGGAGCTTCAAGCCGGTCGCTGGACTCCAGCCCGGCGAAAACTACTCCACCATAATGCTCCGCCTACACTTCGAAGTGGAACTGAAGGGTGAGTCATCGCCGCCAAATGCCAGCAGAAGCGatcaaataattatttctgCCAGATCACTCCACCGAAAATGTAAGCTTCATGTTGAAAACGCCCCACGACTTTGAGATGTATCGGGAGATCCTGAAGAAGAACAACATGTTTGTCGTGGAGCGCGATGTTTTTCTTCAGGTAATCCCAGAGCTGGAGAAGATGTACAAGGATGCCGGCCTGGACATCAAGTTCGGCGCCAGAGCCTACGAAATCGCAGCCCCCGATGAGTACGTCCTGTTGCAGGACCTGAAGCCATTAGGCTTTAAGAATGTCGATCGTTTGGAAGGCCTAGACATGGCCCACACCAAGTGTGTGCTTAAGAAACTGGCCCAGTTTCATGCTGCGTCCGCCAATAGGCTGCATGTCAAGGGACCCTACACCCAGAAATACTTGCAGCCCACCTATGCTGATAGCATGAAGGAGTCTATCGAACAGGTGGCGGAAACTTTGGGAAAGTACCTCCTAAAGTGCTTACCTCTTTATGAAGGCTACGAAGAGTTTAGTGAAGCTGTGGTAAGTGTTTTATAGGATACATGTATGTAGTATATTCGGGATTCGAAAAATAGCCATATGCTCTTTTTCCAGCACAAAATTCAGCCCAAAATTGTGGACCTCATGTACTCCATGAACACCCCTGATCCAGACGACTTTGTTGCTCTCAACCACGGCGACTGTTGGACCAACAACATCATGTTCCGCTACGAGGAAGAGTCTCCGGCACCTGTAGAGACCTTCCTGGTGGATCTTCAGTTACCAAAGTTGGCCAGTGTAGCCCACGATCTGATGTATTTCTTGCTTGGTTCGACGAAATTCGAAATTCAGCTGAGTAAGTTCGATTACTTTATCAAGTACTACCACGATCAGCTGATCGAGCACCTGGAGCTGTTGAAGTACCCGGCGGAGAAGACGCCCTCTCTGAGGTTCCTGCACTCCCAGCTGCTGAAATACGGATGTGTTGGTAGGTGAAAGCTCTTTATGGCTCTTCGAAAAGCTCAAGCCTGATAATGTTATTTACTTTCTTATAAGGCTATCACACTGTTTTGATGCTCTGCCCCCCGGTTTTGTTGGATCGCACCGACGAAGCTAATGTCAAGGACTTTGTGACGGAATCGGAAAATGGCGATGGTCTCAAAATGGCCATGTATTCCAATGCGCGTTACAAGAAGCATGTTAGCGCTATCCTAACCTGGCTAAACAATCGTGGTGCTTTGCAGTAAATACCACTCCAAATAAAtcacaattttcaaataaactaacaaaacctcaaaatatttcaaataaaaccCACCACTACTATTACTACTTggatatttttagtttttatccAGTTTTTTTGTCTCCAGGGAATGTCTCCAGACCTTCCCATTTGAATACGGCAAGGTTGAGCCTATGACGAGGTTGAGATAGGAATATCACGTGAAgataaaaagaagaaaattaaatgttcAATCTAGAGTATCGagtattgtttatttagtTATAATTGGGTTGAACTACCAATACCTGTTAAGTTTTGCTTTTAAATTGGACTTGAAAAGCCTTCTACTTATGTTTCTTGTCTGTGGGATTACCAATTATGGTTTGTTGAGTGGGACACAAAAAACCCCACCCCACGGATCTCTATCTCCTCCACCGCCTCCTATCACATGTCCTAAGCAAACAGTAATT
The Drosophila bipectinata strain 14024-0381.07 chromosome 3R, DbipHiC1v2, whole genome shotgun sequence DNA segment above includes these coding regions:
- the LOC108130392 gene encoding uncharacterized protein; protein product: MGTEDNQKEVHIPEWLKPEVFEDLIKHEVKDFKQIKSLRARAGVPSGENYATIMLRVELDIETKDNSQVTKGFMLKLPHASEAYRKVIEKTDMFDVERGMYLEVVPELEQLYRDVGVEVNFGAKAYEIPAGDYYVLLEDLKPRGFQNADRLQGLDQAHTENALHKFAQWHAASAVRVERKGPYPEKYTKGFLSNEDIVEAFCNRSVKIFLDHVHLVKGHEPYVKDLRIISDKLLDIVSDLNDVKPDDFNALNHGDGWANNIMFQYNESKRISDTYFVDLQLPKWGSVTQDLYYFLLSSTQLDIKTAKFDYFIWFYHSELVKHLKLLKYSKPLPTLRSIRDELSKYNGWAYVCASTIMPYVLLDPSDGNDFEKVLGDKDSSFKKSLFLNPRFHKHMTVLLPWLLHRGALEPTF
- the LOC108130262 gene encoding uncharacterized protein — encoded protein: MPPEKKSDGDVGRDPLVPDWVKPEVFEDLLKKQVPNFKKTKALRAKAALSAGENYATVMLRVELDVETKDNSVQTRAFMLKAPHQSEAYRQILEERDIFEIERGMYLEVVPEMEQMYRNVGVEVKFGAEAYEIPASDYYVLLEDLRPRGFRNADRLKGLDQSHTESVLRKLAQWHAASAVRVDTKGPYNEKYTAGFFKNKHFTDVFLNGSVKTLLQHVHNYEGHEAYIKDLKKVSDKVIEIMDNLNDPKPDEFNALNHGDGWSNNIMFQYNGKNELANTYFVDLQVPKWGTVAQDLYYFLISSTSLDVKLSKFDYFIWFYHSELVKHLTLLNYSKPLPTLRSIHEALNKYSGWAFICSASILGFVLLDPTDDASFENVMAEDANFKKSIFTNPRYKKHMEALLPWLKHRGALE
- the LOC108130390 gene encoding uncharacterized protein, with protein sequence MSEESGTVPLPSWLKADLFEKLLSERFGDEYLAIRSFKPVAGLQPGENYSTIMLRLHFEVELKDHSTENVSFMLKTPHDFEMYREILKKNNMFVVERDVFLQVIPELEKMYKDAGLDIKFGARAYEIAAPDEYVLLQDLKPLGFKNVDRLEGLDMAHTKCVLKKLAQFHAASANRLHVKGPYTQKYLQPTYADSMKESIEQVAETLGKYLLKCLPLYEGYEEFSEAVHKIQPKIVDLMYSMNTPDPDDFVALNHGDCWTNNIMFRYEEESPAPVETFLVDLQLPKLASVAHDLMYFLLGSTKFEIQLSKFDYFIKYYHDQLIEHLELLKYPAEKTPSLRFLHSQLLKYGCVGYHTVLMLCPPVLLDRTDEANVKDFVTESENGDGLKMAMYSNARYKKHVSAILTWLNNRGALQ